CGGGTCGCGATTGTCGGTTCCGGTCTCGCTGGCCTTACCGCTGCGGTAGATCTTGTCGATGCGGGCCATGAGGTGAACCTCTACGAGGCACGCCCATTTATGGGCGGCAAGGTGGGCAGCTGGGAAGACCCCGATGGCAACCACATCGAAATGGGGCTCCACGTCTTCTTCTTCAACTACGCCAATCTCTTCGCCTTGATGAAGAAGGTTGGGGCCTTCGAAAATCTTTTGCCAAAAGATCACACCCACTTGTTCGTGAATGAGGGAGGTGACTTGCGTGAACTTGATTTTCGCTTCCCGATTGGCGCCCCGTTTAACGGCTTAAAGGCGTTTTTCACGACACCTCAGCTCAGTTGGATCGACAAGCTGCGCAACGCCTTAGCGCTTGGCACCAGTCCAATCGTGCGTGGGCTGGTGGACTACGAGGGCGCGATGCGTACGATCCGCGCTTTGGATTCAGTCAGCTTCCAGGATTGGTTTGTGGGCCATGGCGGGAGTCCTGAGAGCATCCGTCGCATGTGGAATCCGATTGCTTACGCGCTGGGATTCATCGATTGCGAAGCGATATCGGCCCGCTGCATGCTCACGATTTTCATGATGTTTGCTTCGAAAACCGAAGCATCGAAGCTGAATCTGCTCAAGGGGTCACCCCATCGCTGGCTCACAGGTCCAATCCTGGATTACATCCAGGCCCGTGGCGCCAAATTGCATTTGCGCCATCGAGTGAAGGATGTTCAGTTCTCGGATGGTGAAAATCCTGTCGTGACGAGTCTTCTGTTGGGAACACCTGAGGGTGATACCACTGTTGAAGCCGACATCTATTTAGCTGCGTGTGATGTTCCGGGTATCCAGAAGCTATTGCCTGAGGCTTGGCGCAAATTCCCTCAATTTGAGGCGATTCACCAGCTTGAAGCCGTACCAGTGGCCACAGTGCAGCTGCGTTACGACGGTTGGGTAACGGAACTCAATGATGAGCATGAGAGCCAACGTCGGGATCTCAAGAACCCCACCGGTTTAAACAACCTGCTTTACACCGCAGATGCGGATTTCAGCTGCTTTGCTGATCTCGCACTCGCTAGCCCAGAGGATTACCGCAAAGAGGGTGAGGGGTCGCTCTTGCAATGTGTTCTCACACCAGGTGATCCTTGGATCCCTAAGTCGGTGGATGAAATTGTTGCCCATACAGATCGCCAGGTGCGGGCTCTTTTCCCATCAGCCCACAACCTCAAGCTCACCTGGAGCAATGTTGTGAAGCTGGCCCAATCGCTTTATCGAGAGGCTCCTGGGATGGAGCCCTATCGCCCCGACCAGCGCACGCCCATCGGAAATTTCTTTTTGGCTGGCAGCTACACGAAGCAGGACTACATCGATTCCATGGAAGGGGCCACGATGAGCGGCCATTTGGCGGCTGCTGCCATCCTTGATCAGCCGGTCAGGTTGGCGACCAACGCAGCGGTGGCCTAGATGGGACGTTGGCTAGAGAACACAGTGACAACGGAGGTCCAGGCTTCTGCAGACAAGGTTTGGGCGGTATGGAGCGACCTTGAGGCAATGCCGAAGTGGATGCGTTGGATCGAATCGGTGAAAACCCAGAAAGATGATCCGGATCTCACCGATTGGATTTTGGCTGCCCAGGGTTTTCGATTCACCTGGAAAGCGCGGATTACCCAGCGGGTGGAAGAGCAACAACTCCATTGGGCATCGGTCGGCGGGCTGCCCACCAAGGGTGCGGTGCGCTTTTATCCCCAGACGCCCGACTGCACCGTTGTGAAGCTGAGCGTGAGTTACGAACTGCCCAGGGTCTTGGCACCGTTGATGGAGCCAAGCATCTTGGGTGGGATTGTGACGAAGGAGCTTCAGGCGAACCTTGACCGTTTCCGTGATTTGGTGGAAGTCGTCGACTAATGCACGCTTGATGCATTCTCTTGGATGGCTGGTGCTTGCCCTTGGCCTTTCGTCCTGTGGAGACCAAGCGTCCATGGCCCCCTCTGCTGAACAAAACGTCCCACCTTTGGCTCTGCAGTCCCAGCAGAGCAGTGCAGCATCACCGCTGCCGCCGTTGATTCCCGGGGCGACCGGTTTAAAGCCACTACCGACAGCTCAGCAAGTTCAAGCTGCGGTCCCTTCGGGCCGTGCTGATCCTTTTAGCCCCCTACCGCTTGCAACTGGAGCCGACCAACCTTCGTCTGGTGGTTCCCGTTTGTTGGGTGTTCTCACTGTTGGCAAGCAAACGCGTGCGTTGTTCTCCTTTGGGATGAGTCGTGGTGAGATCTGTGTTGGTCCCCGCGGGCGATGTTCTCAGGATCAGCCCCTCGTTTTGCCTGAGGGTTGGTCGGTGTTGAACATTGATGGTCAAAAAGGGTGTATTCAGTTGGCTGAGAATGGAAAAGCTCAAGACTTGCTCTGTATCGCTTGAGTGCAGGCCTCCACTAATCCCTCAAGGTCGTGCGGGTCGGCTTCAGCATCCACTCGGCCGAAGTGCTCACGGCAGCTTCGGCTGGTTTGAGGACCGATCGACACCACGGCCACTCCGTTCAAATGTTGCTTCCATTCGCTTCCGAAGCGCTTCTCCATGAGCTGGGCGGTATGCGTTGCGGTTTTACCGCTGGTGAAAGCGATCGCATCCACAGCACCATCGGCGAGGGCCGTTGCGGCTGGTTCTGCCATGTGTTCTGGGCAGCGAGAGTCGTAGGCGGCAACCTCCACGACGCGCACCCCCGCTTCGCCGAAGGCATCTGCCAAGACCGTTCTGCCGCCCTGTTGAACCCTGGGCAGAAGCATGGTTAACCCCCAGCCGGATACAGGGAAATGATCAATCAAACTTTCAGCAACAAAGCTGGGAGGCACGAAATCGGCGGGGGCTCCTAGCTCCTCGAGAAGCCTTGCTGTTTTACGTCCAACGGCTGCAATTTTTAGGCCTCTCGGCAGCCGGCACAGGTTGCGCTGCTGTCGTTGAAGTCGTTGTTCAACGGCCAAAACACCATTGGCACTGGAAAACACCAGCCAATGAAAATTGTCGAGGTCTGCCAAGGCATCGTCTAGAGGCCCCCAGTGGTCTGGTGGAACGATCACCAGTGCTGGCAAGTCAAGAACGTTGGCCCCCTTGGCTTCCAGGAGTTCTTTGGCTTCTCCTTGCTGTTCGGCCGCGCGGGTGATGACCACGGTGCGGTGTTGCAATGGCTGGTCCGATCTCGAGGCGGGGAGGCTCACATCACCAGCTCCGCATCAAGTTTCACGATTCCTTGAACGTTGTCGCGCAGTTGGCGGGCCTCCTCGCTGCGACCTTGGGCCGCTAGGAGTTCTATCGCTTTGCGAAAACCGTTGCGGGCGGCTTCGATATCACCGCCGAGCAACCTGGCCACGGCATGGTTTTGATGGCATGCGGCGTTGTTGGGATCCAAGGCAAGGGAACGGCCATAGGCCTCGAGGGCCGAGGCGATCTCGCCTTTTTTGCGGAGCATTAAGCCGAGGTTGTACCAACCCAAGGCCACTTCCGGTGCCCGTTGCGTGGCGGTTTGCGTGAGTTGGATCGCCTCATCGAGTTGGTCTTGTTCCATCAATCGGGCTGCCAGGTTGAGGCGAGCACCAAGGGTGATGCGGGTATCAAGCGGGATATCTAGGGCTTGGCGATAGAAGGCAACGGCTTCGTCTGGGTCGGATTCGTTGAGCGCTAAACCGAGATGCAAGAGCAGTTCGTAACGCTCGCTGCTCTGGGCGGTTGCACCTTCAAGGCCTTGTCGCAACAGCGGGATGGCCTCAGACGCGCGGCCTTCGCTGATCAAGAGTCCCCCGAGCTTGGCGCTTGCGTAGGGATCCCCAGGGTGTCGTTTGAGGTCGTCCTCCATCGCTTCACGCAGCCGATCGGCTTTGTCGGAGCCAGAGAGAAGTTCGGGTCTGTAACCGTCATGAAGGATGGCGGGTTCGCTGCAATTCGCGATACGCCACTGAGGCTCAGACGTGATGAGCGCCTGAACGCTCTCATCGATCATCGAGTGATAAGGGCGACTCCACTGGATGCTGGGATGACGTCGAAACAACCGACTGACGCTGGAGTAAGGAGCCATGGCCGCCCCGATCTCATAGCGAAGCAGGTTGATAACCAATACATCGGGCTGGGCCATCAGGGCTTTTAAAGACGGAACCACTTCAGGCCGAAGTTGTTCATCCGCATCCAGCACCAGCACCCAATCGCCCGTGAGGAATTTCAGGGCATGGTTTCGGGCAGGGGCAAAATCCCCAGGCCATTCCATCTGCTCGACGCGGGCCCCAGCTTGTTCGGCGATCGCCACCGTGCCATCAATAGAACCGGTGTCCACCACGACCATTTCATCGGCGAACCCCTTCACGGAGGCCAAGCAGGTTGCCAGTCGTGCCTCCTCGTTGCGCACGATCATGGAAAGGCTGAGCATCAGTTAGGGCCCTTGGATCGGCCGAGGTTAAAGCGGTTAGTCGGTGAAATCAGCGTTACAAGCTGCGGTGTGTGAGCGGTTCAGCAGACTTTTCAGCACTTGTTGTTGTGCTTCAGGCATTTGTCCTGGGCTGTAAGCAGCTGGTATGTCGGGCTTCAGAACGGTTCTTAACTGCTCCCATAGGTAAGGGCTGCCGTAGACGACAAGACCAGCCAGCCGATGGAGCTTTTGGAGCTGCTGCACTGCTGCCGACCATGGCTCGATGCTGTCTTGCGTGCCGCGAAAAGGATTGCCCCGCATAAAGAGTTGCAGAAGCACCGGACCCTGCCCGAGGCGTTCCAAGGCAAGGGGGGAATCCTGGTCTGGCTGCCAAGGAGAGGGGCCTTGACTGTGGATCACCAGGCTCTTGAATCCTTGCCCCTCGGGTAGGCGAAGCGCAGGCGCTGTGCCACTGAGAACAGGGCAAGGAACGATGCCATCCACCCGAATCAGATTGATTCCTTGGCTGCAGTTGATGCCTGTGCTGGGTTGGAGATGAAGACAGGCAGCGACGAGCTCCTGTTCCAGTTGTCGTTCCGACTCAGATGGAAGTGGGGTGTCCTGTGCTGGGTTGAGTGGTTGGTGCTTGTCGATTCGCTTCAGCGCTTGCCGCCGCCGTTGTAGGGAGTCCTCTAAACGCTGCATGGGCAGCCGTCCGCTGCGAAAGGCATCGCATAAACCGTCGATCGCTGCATCGGCATCGGCGGGCATCAAGATCAGATCCGCTCCAGCCTCAAAGGCCAACACCGCGGCCTCAGCAGCGCCGTAGCGCTTGGTGATGGCTTCCATCACTAGGGCGTCGGTTACAACCAAGCCGTCAAAGTGCAAGTCGTGTCTCAACAGGTTGGTGAGCACAGTTGTTGAGAGCGTTGCGGGATGGTTTTGATCCAGCTCTGGGAGTAACAGGTGGGCTGTCATCACACTGTCGACCCCCGCAGCGATCACCTCCTGAAAGGGCGGGAGTTCAACCGCGGCCAATCTCTCCTTGCTGTGGGGAAGGACAGGTAGGTCTAAGTGGGAGTCGCTGCTGGTGTCTCCGTGGCCTGGGAAGTGTTTGGCACAACCCAGCACACCGGTTCGGCTGAGTCCGCGTTGGAATGCTGCAGCAAGTGTTCCGGCAGTGGCGGCATCTTCACCCCAAGCCCGCACATTGATTACCGGGTTGGCAGGGTTGTTGTTGACGTCGCAAACCGGTCCAAGTACCCAGTTCAGTCCGCACCGGCGCGCTTGGTCTCCAGTGCAACGGCCGTAGCGCTCGGCCAAGTCCAACGCCCGCTGAGGGTCGTTCTGGTACAACCGGCCGAGTGCTAACGGTGGGACGAGCCAGCTTGCTCCTTCAAAGCGTTGGCCAACGCCCTCTTCAACATCGGCACAGAGCAAGAGGGGTTGAGCACTCCATCGCCGCAACATTTCAGTTCGCTGCTGTAATTCCACAGCGCTTCCCCCCAAAAGGATCACGCCCCCGACGCCCCGATGCAGGAGACGTTCCAGGGTTGCGTTGTTGAGTTCCCAGCGCGGGTAGCGACGTTGTGGATCGGAGAGGTGGCCACTGGCTCGGACCACGATTAGCTCGGCAATCTTTTGCGCTAGTCGATCAATCGGGCTGCAGCTCATCGCTTCCCGGGGGGATTTCGCCGCGTTCTTGGCGTTGATCTTCGAGTTGGTTTAGGAGCCCAAGCACGGACGTTCCCTTCTCTAGGCCTCGATCCAATTGAAACTTCACCTCGGGTGCGCGACGCATTTGTAGACGACGCCCCAGTTCACCTCTCAGGAAACCACTAGCGGCTTCGAGCCCTTCCATCACTTCATTTTGGTCGTTGGGTTCACCAAAAATGCTCACAAAAATCTTGCAGTGTTGAAGATCCCCAGCCACTTCAACCGATGTGATGCTCACCATGCCCTTGTGCACCCGTTCATCGCGGATGCCATTGATCAGTAGTTCGCTGGTTTCTTTGCGGATCAGGGCTGCGACCCGCTCTACCCGTCGCCCCTGAGCCATTACGCCATCGGTACTCCATTCACCATGGCACGGAGCACGAACGAGAGGCTGATGAAACCACTGATGAGGGCTCCGATCATGGCCACCGCCGTCACCGGATTGCTACGTCTCTGGGCGAGGGGTTCAGCTACGGAGTTCATCACCCCGAGCGTGAAGGTCACCAAATAACGCGGATAACGGGTGACATTGAGGAAAAACTCCCGCATGGTGCTGGCGAGCTCTGGTTTCTGATAGCTACTCTGCCGGGCTTATGGGACCTTCGGTGATGATGGAACTGCACCAATTTCGCCATTCCGCTTTCTGCCTGAAGGTTCGGATGGTGCTACAGGCCAAAGGGCTCAGCTACCGGACGGTTGATGTCACGCCGGGGATCGGCCAGGTCGCAGTCTTCCGAATGTCTGGCCAGCGCCAGGTTCCTGTCCTGGTGGATGGCGACATTGTCTTGGCCGATTCGTCTGCGATTGCTCGGCACCTTGAACAACGAGAACCCAGTCCAGCACTAATACCTGGCGACGTGCGTGAGGCGGCTCAGGTGCAACTGATTGAGGATTGGGCCGATACAACATTGGCCGCAGCTGGACGCTCTGCCCTCGTTCAGGCGGCGGCCATGGATCCATCTCTGCGTGTTGCACTACTCCCCGATGATCTCCCTGATCCGGTGCGCACGGTGATGGGTGCGATCCCCGGTGGCTGGGTCGGCAGCGTTACTGAGTTGGTGAATCAGAACGAGCGTGCGGATTTGCTCACCAGCCTTGAGCAGTTGTCTGCATCCGTTCAACAAAGTCCCTGGCTTGTGGGAGATGAAATGTCCATGGCCGACTTATCTGTGGCCGCTCAACTGTCGCTGTTGTGTTTCCCCTCCTCTGCGGGTGCAGCATTGGCAGGGAAAGGGGTGCCTGGCTTGAGTGATCACCCCAAACTTCAGCCCCTCTTCCAGTGGCGAGATCAACTCGAGCTCAAGTTGATGGAGCGGACGCTGGAAGAGGTGTGAACCGCAGCTGGTAGTGGTGGCTGGCCTTGATGGTGTCGCGCAAATTTTCTCCTGGTGGGGGGAATATCCCTTGCCACTGCTCGGCACAGATGTCTAAACCGCAGCGTTGATATCGGCTCAAGGTTTCCACCTGACTCAATCTTGGTGGCCCGGGTGCGTGGAGGATTTGGAGAACTAACTCATCGGCTAAAAACGTGTCGGCATTGGGAGATAGCTGCCGCCTGCCAGTCACGGTGGTTTCCAACCTTCGATCACCTGTTAGCTGTGCCATCTGACGATTGGATGACCTGGGGTCGTCTTCGACCCGCAGCAGCTGTTCACCGAGTAGGGCGCGACCGATGGCATTGGCATTGAAGGCGCGATCCCCTACAAGTCTGTTTTGGTTGTCGGAAATGAAGCGCGCTTCGTGGCTGAGGGCGGGTTGGTCAAGGGCGTCGAGGTCGACACTTTCCACCTGCCATCGGCCCTGGAACCATTGCGGATAGATCAGGTCATCACGGCTGGAGGGGCGGCTGAGAGGTGCCGGCAACGTCCAGTTAGGCCAAAGCTCAAGCCTTTGCTCCAAAGGCGACGCCCATGCGGGGGATCCACCGAGCAGGATGGAGAACCCGATCAGAAGCGCAAGCAAGTTACGGCCCATGTCTGATCCCTTGATTCGTGCTTGTGATGATTACGTGGTGTTGGAACCGGGCAAGCCAGAACAGCTGCTCGATGTCCCAAATACCCTGGCATGGCTGAGTCGCTGGTTGCAGACGATGGATCAGTTGCCAGCCGACTTGGCTGGTTTGTCGAGTGTGGAGGCTGCTGCCCAGCGATTGCTCGACACAGCCTGTGATTTGGAGCTCAGTCCGGGAGTTTCGATTCAGTGGTTTGCGGTGCGCTTGGAGCCACCCTCAACGCTCTGAGATCAAGGCTCCATCAACGCTCGCGTTGTTCGGTTGGATCTTTGATGAGCGTCGGAAGGAGTTGCAGGATGCCATCCGCGACGGCATCCGGTGATTCGTCCTTGATCACCACCGTGAGATCCGCTTCGCCGTAAAGAGGCCGTCTTTCCTGGAGGAGGGTGTCTAAGGCTGCTTCGGGGTTTGGTTGTTGCAGCAGCGGTCTTTGGGTTGAGTCGTCCCGCAGGCGTTCGATGAGCTGGGCCCGATTCACATCAAGCCAAACCACGATGCCGCTGTGCAGTTGTCCCCAGTTTTCTGGTTTGGTTACCACTCCACCGCCTGTGGCCACCACCAGGGAATGGCGCTGACTGATCGCATTAAGCACTTGGCTTTCGATGGAGCGGAAGCCTGCTTCCCCATCCCGTTCAAAAATTTCTGGAATCGTGCAGCCGGCCACCTGTTCGATCACAGCATCGGCATCGACAAAGCCATACCCCAGTCGTTTCGCAAGGGGGCGTCCAGTACTCGTTTTTCCACTCCCCATCATTCCGATGAGGTAGATGCTGCGTCCGCTTAAGCGCTCTTTGAGGGAAAGAATGGGATCTGTCATCGCTCGAAATTGCCGCTAGCTCATTAGGATGCTCCTCGGCCGGAATGTCACATGACTGAAACGAAGTCGATTGCCCGGCATGGCCAAGGCCGTTCCTGCGTGATCACACGTCGGGCCTGCTTCAGTGCCAGCCATCGCTACTGGTTGCCAGAGCTGTCAGCAGACGACAATGCTGCTCGATTTGGTCCTTGTAGTTTCGCGCCAGGTCATGGTCACAACTATGAGCTGATCGTTTCGATGGCGGGCGATCTTGATGCCGATGGCATGGTGTTGAACCTCTCCGAGGTGAAGCACGCGATCCGCTCCGAGGTCACAGGGCAGCTCGACTTTCGCTTTTTAAACGAAGCTTGGCCGGAGTTTGATGTGTCGAGTTCGGAGGGTTGCCTCCCCACCACTGAGGCACTGGTTCGAACGATTTGGCATCGTCTTCGTTCCCACCTTCCAATTACGGCTTTACGCCTCTACGAACAACCGGGCCTCTGGGCCGACTATCTCGGAGATTCCATGGATGCATTCCTCACCATTCGTACCCACTTCGCAGCAGCGCACCGTCTGGCCCGTCCGGAGTTGAGTCAGGAAGAAAACGAGCAGATCTACGGCAAGTGCGCTCGGCCCCATGGCCATGGGCACAACTATTTGGTGGACATCACGGTCCGTGGGGCTATCGACCCCCGCACCGGAATGGTTTGCGATTTGTCGGCCCTGCAACGGTTGGTCGATGATCTTGTTGTTGAGCCGTTTGATCACACCTTTTTGAACAAGGATGTGCCGTTTTTTGCTGAGTGCGTCCCCACCGCAGAAAACATTGCTCTCCACATTGCTGATCGCCTCTCCAGTCCGATTAAGGCCATTGGAGCTCAGCTGCATAAGGTGCGCCTCCAGGAGAGTCCGAATAACGCAGCCGAGGTGTATGCGGAAGTGCCACAGCTAGAAATGCTTCCGGCATCGATGGATGCCGTTGCAGCCATCTGACGACTGCGCTGCTCCAGCGCTCGAGCGGCCTGAAACACGGCTTGTTTTGGCTATTTCGCTAGACGGTCGTTTGGCGCCTGCTGAGGGTGGTGCAGCCCAATTGGGAGGGAAGGGAGATCGTCGTGTTCTTGACACAGCACTGGCCTGGGCTGACGCCTGTTTGATGGGTGCAGGGACGTTACGGGCCCACCAAAGCACTTGTTTAATCCGGGATCGGGCCTTGCTTCAACAACGCGTCGATCAAGGTCGATCCGCCCAGCCCACGGCGGTGGTGGTGAGTCGATCTGATGCGTTCCCCCTGCAGTGGCAATTTTTTCGGCAGCCTTTGGAGCGATGGTTGTTGGCACCGAAAGCTCCCGCTGAAGGTTTTGATCGCTGGATTCCGTTAGGCCACTCTTGGCCCGAGCGCCTTGAAGCTCTGTATGCCTGTGGGGTGCGACGCCTCGCGCTGTTGGGGGGTGCGTCTTTGGCGGCGGAAGTGCTGCAAGCTGATTGCGTAGATGCCCTTCAGCTCACACTGGTGCCGACATTGCTTGGCGGGCCACACACATGGCTGCCTGTTGATGCGAAACCACTCCCACTTTCAATGCTGGGAGCTGGGGCCTGGAGCTGCGATGGGCTCGAAGACTTGGGTGAGGGTGAAATGGTGCTCCGCTACCGAAGGCAACGAGTGCATTAGTGCATCCTTGATTGGCTTTCCTTCGAGCTTCCCTCGGATGTGGGCAGAGTTCGGGATGATGATTAATGTGAGAGTAGAGCTAGTAAAGTTATCTTTTGATGGGAAAGAAAAACAAAAAAAGAAAACTTAGGGGCACGTCTGGCTCGGATGAGCTCACAGGTTTAATTAGCAATCAGCGTATTTATGGACTCGCCGGAGATGATATTATTTCTACTGTGGAAGGTAAATTTAAGGTTTGGGGCGGTAAGGGCCGCGATACTTTTGTCACCCTCAATGGAGGGGATGGGTATTTGCAGGTGATGGACTTTGAGGTGGGAGATAAGATTCAATTTTGTGGATGTGCATCTACTCGTATTGAGCAGAAGGGAAGAAATGCATTGATCGTAAAGTCCAACGATGTGAAAGCAGTTTTGAGGGGGGTTGATGCCGATGAGCTTCACCTTGATTTCACCCAGGGTTTGATTGCGTTTGCAGCGGACTCCTGACTTGATTGGAGCTGGGAGCCTTAGCTCGGTCTCTTTCGTTAGCGTTAATCAATTCGGATGGCGGGGGTTACACCTATGACCTCTCTCACTGCGCGCTGGCACCGTTCCGTTGCTGAGATCTCTCCACAGCAATGGGTTGAGATGATCGGGAAAGATTCCTTGCCCTTTTATCAATGGGAATGGCTTAATGCCCTCGAAAGTTCAGGAAGCACAATTCCTGATCAGGGTTGGCAACCGCTTCACCTCGCCCTATGGCGCGACGAAACGCCCATCGCTGTAGCCCCTTTATTTGTAAAGGGGCATAGCTATGGCGAATTTGTTTTTGATCAGGCCTTCGCTCGATTGGCAGCAGATCTTGGTTTGCGCTACTACCCCAAGCTTTTGGGCATGAGCCCGGTGAGCCCGGTTACGGGCTACCGATTTCATATGCTTCCTGGGGAAGATGAGGTTCAGCTAACGATAGTGTTGTTGCAAACAATCGATCGTTTTTGTGAAAATAATGGGATATTGAGTTGTAATTTTCTATATGTCGATCCTTCTTGGCGCCCTTTAGCTGAGGCGGCAGGTTGTGCGGTTTGGCTGAATCAGCAGAGTCTTTGGAGCCGTGGTAATGATCAATCTTTTGACGATTACCTTCAGGGTTTTAACGCTAATCAACGCCGGAATATCAAGCGAGAGCGTAAGGCTGTTGCTAAAGCCGGTGTCATGGTGACGCCCCTCACTGGTGATCAGCTTGATGGTGAACTTTTAGAGATCATGTATCAATTTTATGAGCAGCATTGTTCTCAGTGGGGGCCATGGGGGAGTAAGTATTTGGAGCAGGGGTTTTTCGCCTCGTTAGCTGACCAATATCGCGAAAATATTGTGTTGTTTTCGGCTCATCGAGGCGATCCCCGTGATCCCGTAGCGATGTCGCTCTGCGTGCGTGATGCCACCCGACTATGGGGCCGATATTGGGGGACGCACGAGCAAATTGACTGCTTGCATTTCGAGGTTTGTTATTACGCTCCAATCGAATGGGCTCTTCAGCAGGGGATCAAATCATTTGATCCCGGCGCAGGTGGTAGTCACAAGCGGCGGCGTGGATTTGTGGCTCAGCCGCATGCCAGTTTGCACCGTTGGTATGAACCACAGATGGATGCATTGATTCGCGCTTGGTTGCCCAAGGTGAATGGCTTGATGTTGGAAGAAATCGATGCGATCAATGCCGAGCTGCCCTTCAAGGCAGAGTCCCCCACCTTGGGTTTGTAAATTCAATCCATGGCGAAGCTTTCCGACGTTGTTCCGCGATCCGAAGCTCGTGAAGAGCTGGATGAGCGTTTGTCGCAGCGATTCATTGCCCTCGATCCCAAGGGCTACTTCTTGATCAAGGTGGACTCTGGCTCAGCGGAGCTGGTGCTGGAGCATTACGGCAACACCATCGACGACAAGGGGCTCGCCCATGATCCTGAGACAGGGGAAGTGTTGAGTTGCAAGGGCGGTAATGGACCAAGGCAACCGTCCGCTGTCTATCGAGGTTCGACTGCGAAACAAGTCGGAATCCAGCTCACTGAAGGTGATGGCCCCCATCCGCTGAGCTGTCTGGATCACGCTTTGTACTTAGGGCGTGAGCTTCAGAAAGCGGAGGCTTGCCTTAATGAGGGCACGGCATACGTTCAAGATTGAACGGTGTCTGTTCCATCCTGAACCTTTTTTCGAGGTTCGGCTGTCATGGATCTCTGCTGTGGACGAATTCCCCTCTCAGCGATTGAGGTTCGTCCGTGAGTTGTTCGTTGCGGGAGGTTGGCCAACGTCTGAGATACAAACGTCGCAATTTCACAAAGCCTGTCGGCTCTGTCCCTTCAGCTACTGAATCTCTGATCTAATAGTGAGGACTTCCTTATTTGCTCATGGGCGTTGGTATCTA
The DNA window shown above is from Synechococcus sp. CC9902 and carries:
- a CDS encoding glycoside hydrolase family 3 N-terminal domain-containing protein: MSCSPIDRLAQKIAELIVVRASGHLSDPQRRYPRWELNNATLERLLHRGVGGVILLGGSAVELQQRTEMLRRWSAQPLLLCADVEEGVGQRFEGASWLVPPLALGRLYQNDPQRALDLAERYGRCTGDQARRCGLNWVLGPVCDVNNNPANPVINVRAWGEDAATAGTLAAAFQRGLSRTGVLGCAKHFPGHGDTSSDSHLDLPVLPHSKERLAAVELPPFQEVIAAGVDSVMTAHLLLPELDQNHPATLSTTVLTNLLRHDLHFDGLVVTDALVMEAITKRYGAAEAAVLAFEAGADLILMPADADAAIDGLCDAFRSGRLPMQRLEDSLQRRRQALKRIDKHQPLNPAQDTPLPSESERQLEQELVAACLHLQPSTGINCSQGINLIRVDGIVPCPVLSGTAPALRLPEGQGFKSLVIHSQGPSPWQPDQDSPLALERLGQGPVLLQLFMRGNPFRGTQDSIEPWSAAVQQLQKLHRLAGLVVYGSPYLWEQLRTVLKPDIPAAYSPGQMPEAQQQVLKSLLNRSHTAACNADFTD
- the rbfA gene encoding 30S ribosome-binding factor RbfA; translated protein: MAQGRRVERVAALIRKETSELLINGIRDERVHKGMVSITSVEVAGDLQHCKIFVSIFGEPNDQNEVMEGLEAASGFLRGELGRRLQMRRAPEVKFQLDRGLEKGTSVLGLLNQLEDQRQERGEIPPGSDELQPD
- a CDS encoding DUF751 family protein, whose protein sequence is MREFFLNVTRYPRYLVTFTLGVMNSVAEPLAQRRSNPVTAVAMIGALISGFISLSFVLRAMVNGVPMA
- a CDS encoding uroporphyrinogen-III synthase, whose protein sequence is MSLPASRSDQPLQHRTVVITRAAEQQGEAKELLEAKGANVLDLPALVIVPPDHWGPLDDALADLDNFHWLVFSSANGVLAVEQRLQRQQRNLCRLPRGLKIAAVGRKTARLLEELGAPADFVPPSFVAESLIDHFPVSGWGLTMLLPRVQQGGRTVLADAFGEAGVRVVEVAAYDSRCPEHMAEPAATALADGAVDAIAFTSGKTATHTAQLMEKRFGSEWKQHLNGVAVVSIGPQTSRSCREHFGRVDAEADPHDLEGLVEACTQAIQSKS
- a CDS encoding glycosyltransferase translates to MLSLSMIVRNEEARLATCLASVKGFADEMVVVDTGSIDGTVAIAEQAGARVEQMEWPGDFAPARNHALKFLTGDWVLVLDADEQLRPEVVPSLKALMAQPDVLVINLLRYEIGAAMAPYSSVSRLFRRHPSIQWSRPYHSMIDESVQALITSEPQWRIANCSEPAILHDGYRPELLSGSDKADRLREAMEDDLKRHPGDPYASAKLGGLLISEGRASEAIPLLRQGLEGATAQSSERYELLLHLGLALNESDPDEAVAFYRQALDIPLDTRITLGARLNLAARLMEQDQLDEAIQLTQTATQRAPEVALGWYNLGLMLRKKGEIASALEAYGRSLALDPNNAACHQNHAVARLLGGDIEAARNGFRKAIELLAAQGRSEEARQLRDNVQGIVKLDAELVM
- the zds gene encoding 9,9'-di-cis-zeta-carotene desaturase, coding for MRVAIVGSGLAGLTAAVDLVDAGHEVNLYEARPFMGGKVGSWEDPDGNHIEMGLHVFFFNYANLFALMKKVGAFENLLPKDHTHLFVNEGGDLRELDFRFPIGAPFNGLKAFFTTPQLSWIDKLRNALALGTSPIVRGLVDYEGAMRTIRALDSVSFQDWFVGHGGSPESIRRMWNPIAYALGFIDCEAISARCMLTIFMMFASKTEASKLNLLKGSPHRWLTGPILDYIQARGAKLHLRHRVKDVQFSDGENPVVTSLLLGTPEGDTTVEADIYLAACDVPGIQKLLPEAWRKFPQFEAIHQLEAVPVATVQLRYDGWVTELNDEHESQRRDLKNPTGLNNLLYTADADFSCFADLALASPEDYRKEGEGSLLQCVLTPGDPWIPKSVDEIVAHTDRQVRALFPSAHNLKLTWSNVVKLAQSLYREAPGMEPYRPDQRTPIGNFFLAGSYTKQDYIDSMEGATMSGHLAAAAILDQPVRLATNAAVA
- a CDS encoding glutathione S-transferase family protein; translated protein: MMELHQFRHSAFCLKVRMVLQAKGLSYRTVDVTPGIGQVAVFRMSGQRQVPVLVDGDIVLADSSAIARHLEQREPSPALIPGDVREAAQVQLIEDWADTTLAAAGRSALVQAAAMDPSLRVALLPDDLPDPVRTVMGAIPGGWVGSVTELVNQNERADLLTSLEQLSASVQQSPWLVGDEMSMADLSVAAQLSLLCFPSSAGAALAGKGVPGLSDHPKLQPLFQWRDQLELKLMERTLEEV
- a CDS encoding SRPBCC family protein: MGRWLENTVTTEVQASADKVWAVWSDLEAMPKWMRWIESVKTQKDDPDLTDWILAAQGFRFTWKARITQRVEEQQLHWASVGGLPTKGAVRFYPQTPDCTVVKLSVSYELPRVLAPLMEPSILGGIVTKELQANLDRFRDLVEVVD
- a CDS encoding DUF6816 family protein — encoded protein: MGRNLLALLIGFSILLGGSPAWASPLEQRLELWPNWTLPAPLSRPSSRDDLIYPQWFQGRWQVESVDLDALDQPALSHEARFISDNQNRLVGDRAFNANAIGRALLGEQLLRVEDDPRSSNRQMAQLTGDRRLETTVTGRRQLSPNADTFLADELVLQILHAPGPPRLSQVETLSRYQRCGLDICAEQWQGIFPPPGENLRDTIKASHHYQLRFTPLPASAPST